The Anopheles moucheti chromosome 3, idAnoMoucSN_F20_07, whole genome shotgun sequence genome contains the following window.
CGTCTCAACCAGTGACCAACTTGCTAGCACGATTAGGCACATTCGCACCGCGTGAATTTCAATACGAAACATCGGATGGCGAAAGTGGCACCTTGATGCATCGCTTTTCCCGGCACGTGTCCCTTACGAAGCGTGATTTCACCGACAAAACAAAGTATGGATTTAAGGTGTCCAATTTCTACCCCCTGCCGGATGTCGATACCTATGGTCAACAGATACGTGATCTCGTGACCATCGATTTGGCTAAGCTGATCACTTTCACGACGGATTTTCGCAGCAAAACGGATTTTCGATCCTACACGGAGATCGTGAATGCGCTCGATGAGGAGTGTGTACGCCGAGTGCCGAATGCAACAATGTACGAACTGCTGGAAATGCTGCACTGCTTTATGTATCTGTTGCCCAACAAAATGGCTCAGCTAAAAACGTACCAAACGGCCATGCCAAAGCTTATCCAATTGTTTGGCAGTGGAGCATCGGAGAATGAACGCGATTTCATGTCGATCGTTTTCTTCCTCGGCCTGTGGAAGCGCAGCAAAACTGGAACGATATTGATGAAGGAATTTCTACAGCAATACTTGCACCGATATCTGACTCCGGACCTAACACGGATGGATTTCGTCATACTAGCCAATGCAACGTATAAAACGAGTTTACGAATGGTGGACGAATCAGAAGCATTCAAGAGTAGACTAACGCAAGAGATAGTTCAATTCGACAATGAAGATGATTCGGCGCTACTAGTCACGCTGATAAAATGTGCCAGAATGAATCGGCTTTCGTCGGACGGCATAATGGAGAAAGTTCACTCGTTTACAGAGGCGAACATTACACATAAAGAGCTAGATTTCCGTGGCCTTTCTCATCTGTTCGCGTACGTAGCAGACAATCGGGTAAAGGATGACACTCTGGCAGAACTTTTCGTGCAAGGATGCTGGACCCGATTCGAGACGGAAATTCGTAAGCATGGGttcgaaacacaaacacaatctTGCCGTCCGAAGGATATCGGAACGTTCCTGTGGAGCTGTGCCACTCTCGGCCTACCGATAGAAGCTTACAGTGGTattaatttaaacatgttCGAAAAAGCTATCCGATTGAAAGTAGACGCCGGAGAGTATCGATACATCCCGGACGTGCTAGTCGATACAATCCTTTCGCTGTGGATTTGTGAGCGTAAATCGATTGAATTGTTCCGGTTACTGTTTAAGGACCGAACGTTGGTGCAAAATTTTCGCAAGGATCGCTCAAAGCTAGAATCGAAAAAGGATCTGTTGCTCAGCTGTGCCGAGATAGACTTGCCCGATGCGACGAATGTGATGAAATCGGTGAGAAAACCATCGGGAGACGCGTTTGTTCTAAACCGACCTGCCCAATCATTTTTGCTGAGACCTGGCTTAATGAAAGTAGCGGAATGTTTAGAGCGCTTGAAGGAATCGAAGCAACTGCCCATATCAAGCATTGGCTTTAATCTACCAGTAAAGCATTTGAATATTGCTGGTATTTTAGTTAAAATGGCCTCAGGTCGCGAAAAGAATTTGGACGTTTTCGATGAAAAGCACACTTTGAGTGATGGAGAATCGCCCGTTGGACTCATGAAACTAAAAACACGAATATTGAATGATAAATCCATCGATCAAGCaatggtaattaaatttacgGCATTAGTTTTTTGATGATGTTCTTAATTgctttttttgatttttttttttcaggttAACCTGTGTAAATTAGATACACCGGATGCATTGGAACAGGAACTAAGGAGAATTCTGGTAGAGCCAAAGCAACAAAAGGATTGAATATAAGGCAAACtagtgaaaaaaataaagcttcCAAAGGTGCCCTAACACGGTTTGAGAATTGAAGGATTTCTAAAGCCTTTATACATTACTTCGGATAAGCAGCTATTCCATTAACGCAAAAATCTCCACAAAACCAccgtttgattgatttgttcACTCACGCTCGGTCAAGCTTCATTTGTATTTATCAATTCTTACTCGTGTAATTTTATCAACTTACAACACCTAATTGCAGCTGCAATACAGCCCCTGCAGCGAATGCTTTTTAGCCGATGAAATTGACCACAACCAAGTGAAGAATTATGTGAGCAAACACGAAATCAGCGAAACCACGTTCTGGCGAGATTCCCAAAAATTGTTCCTTGTTCTGGGGGTTTGACTGCAGGCGGAGGCACACTGAAACAGGTAAATCGGCACAGTTAGTAACGACGGCGACAAGCTTCTGGAGCAATCGTTACGTACCACCCAGCACGAAACAGCTCACCGTGCTGATAAAACcagccaggaatgagttgaaCGGGAATGTTCCAACGAGGCAGCAGTAAACAAACTGCGTGATGCCGGTCAGCAGAATGTACAGCAAGTATGCGTCAACGATTTTCAGCTTCTTGGGCGTTTTGTGCGTGTACTCATCGTAGAACTTATGCAACACTTCCGTAAGGTTTTTCATGGTGGATAGCAAACGCTAGTAAGAAGGCTAGAATTCGATTTAATACAAAGGAAAAGCTACCGATCGCAGATCTGATTATGCCgattttttatattgttgtaTTTATGACGTGTGCTATTCGTCGTTGACATGCGCTGAGAAACAGGCTGGTTGTCTACACTTGAAGTTAATTTCTGCGATTCAAATCACAGGGTGGCATAAAAATGTTATCTTCATGTCTACAATCGTCGGTTCGGGCAAGTTATTGGtggatttttaatttaaaaaaatacacagcaGTTTCGTCATACAGTTCACCAATTTTTACCAATGTTTACCAATGCTGCACCATACACAAATACACAATacagaaattgaatttataatTGAAAATGTGGAACAATTTAAATGAATGGTCTCGACATATTTCTACCAAGAGTGACTACATTTTTAGAATTAATCATACCTTTACagggaagaaaagaaattatttcCGGGGAAAAAACGCATATGTTCATTGTATGTTCCTTTCTATGTTGTATATAGACCATTGCCTTATTATTCCGAAGGCCACTGTAATCTGTCAAAGTTGTGAGTTGGGTAGCGACC
Protein-coding sequences here:
- the LOC128304200 gene encoding dolichyl-diphosphooligosaccharide--protein glycosyltransferase subunit DAD1; amino-acid sequence: MKNLTEVLHKFYDEYTHKTPKKLKIVDAYLLYILLTGITQFVYCCLVGTFPFNSFLAGFISTVSCFVLGVCLRLQSNPQNKEQFLGISPERGFADFVFAHIILHLVVVNFIG
- the LOC128303848 gene encoding uncharacterized protein LOC128303848, which translates into the protein MLRLIRIFGSPETRTLKSSQPVTNLLARLGTFAPREFQYETSDGESGTLMHRFSRHVSLTKRDFTDKTKYGFKVSNFYPLPDVDTYGQQIRDLVTIDLAKLITFTTDFRSKTDFRSYTEIVNALDEECVRRVPNATMYELLEMLHCFMYLLPNKMAQLKTYQTAMPKLIQLFGSGASENERDFMSIVFFLGLWKRSKTGTILMKEFLQQYLHRYLTPDLTRMDFVILANATYKTSLRMVDESEAFKSRLTQEIVQFDNEDDSALLVTLIKCARMNRLSSDGIMEKVHSFTEANITHKELDFRGLSHLFAYVADNRVKDDTLAELFVQGCWTRFETEIRKHGFETQTQSCRPKDIGTFLWSCATLGLPIEAYSGINLNMFEKAIRLKVDAGEYRYIPDVLVDTILSLWICERKSIELFRLLFKDRTLVQNFRKDRSKLESKKDLLLSCAEIDLPDATNVMKSVRKPSGDAFVLNRPAQSFLLRPGLMKVAECLERLKESKQLPISSIGFNLPVKHLNIAGILVKMASGREKNLDVFDEKHTLSDGESPVGLMKLKTRILNDKSIDQAMVNLCKLDTPDALEQELRRILVEPKQQKD